From Deinococcus aquaticus, one genomic window encodes:
- a CDS encoding SMI1/KNR4 family protein: MWRWLLPLLIVPALLYAATGVWSGRQPPLEVRRVTPVTLPEPRDIPELLTRLDAWVAREVPLHHATLRPSVTDATLDAFEARQGVTLPPALRALYRWHDGDTLFGLEFLRLSHLELNRVRWAEHAATRMTDLFPAFGAAPGHMNTGWH, from the coding sequence ATGTGGCGCTGGCTACTGCCCCTGCTGATCGTCCCGGCGCTCCTGTACGCCGCGACGGGTGTGTGGTCGGGCCGCCAGCCACCGCTGGAGGTGCGCCGCGTGACCCCCGTGACCCTGCCGGAACCCCGTGACATTCCCGAACTGCTGACCCGTCTGGACGCCTGGGTGGCGCGTGAGGTACCCCTGCACCACGCCACGCTGCGCCCCAGCGTGACGGACGCTACGCTGGACGCCTTCGAAGCGCGGCAGGGCGTGACGCTGCCCCCGGCCCTGCGCGCCCTGTACCGCTGGCATGACGGCGACACACTGTTCGGTCTGGAGTTCCTGCGGCTCTCTCACTTGGAACTGAACCGGGTGAGATGGGCGGAACACGCCGCCACACGCATGACCGACCTGTTCCCCGCGTTCGGCGCGGCCCCCGGGCACATGAACACCGGCTGGCACTGA
- a CDS encoding endonuclease III produces the protein MKDTLRPEYGERPLKPRREPLHELISTILSQRTTHADEEAAYQELRMLGDWDAIIAAPTEQVAHSIRRSNYPESKAPRIQATLVALRDSPGGYDLDFLRDLPVRDALKFLTDLPGVGIKTASLVLLFNYARPVFPVDTHVHRITTRVGAIPKMGEQAAHRALLKVLPPAAPFLYELHVNLLRHGQRVCSWHDPKCGVCVLKSRCDAHAQYGDQVPAWKG, from the coding sequence ATGAAAGACACGCTGCGGCCCGAGTACGGCGAGCGCCCCCTGAAGCCCAGGCGTGAGCCGCTGCACGAGCTGATCAGCACGATCCTCTCGCAGCGCACCACGCACGCCGACGAGGAAGCCGCGTACCAGGAACTGCGGATGCTGGGCGACTGGGACGCCATCATCGCCGCCCCCACCGAGCAGGTCGCGCACTCCATCCGCCGCAGCAACTACCCCGAGAGCAAGGCCCCGCGCATCCAGGCGACGCTGGTCGCGCTGCGCGACTCGCCCGGCGGGTACGACCTGGACTTCCTGCGCGACTTGCCTGTCAGGGACGCTCTGAAATTCCTGACCGACCTGCCCGGCGTGGGCATCAAGACCGCCAGCCTCGTGCTGCTGTTCAATTACGCCCGGCCGGTCTTCCCGGTGGACACGCACGTGCACCGCATCACGACCCGCGTGGGCGCGATCCCGAAGATGGGCGAGCAGGCCGCGCACCGCGCGCTGCTGAAGGTGCTGCCGCCCGCCGCGCCGTTCCTGTACGAACTGCACGTGAACCTGCTGCGCCACGGCCAGCGGGTGTGCTCCTGGCACGACCCGAAGTGTGGCGTGTGCGTGCTGAAGTCACGCTGCGACGCCCATGCGCAGTACGGGGATCAAGTGCCCGCCTGGAAAGGCTGA